Proteins from a genomic interval of Corynebacterium deserti GIMN1.010:
- a CDS encoding TIGR00374 family protein: MRGLIKSPWARWVLSLAFLGLILYFLRGQLEFLKTGIQQIQHIDPLGIALTFVLLIISFVAMAKVMQILLRSGGTDARLTGSTALTFASNSWSSTLPGGPAFSAILTYKVQRAWGASPVLCSWFFILSSALSTVWLVALGMIAVFFMGASLNLWSLIASLAAMVALSGAVYWGSRNPDTLGRWVRTVAGKRKEGLVDKLLDHIDQLRSVTLTGAQFAAAALWSLLNRLFDAMSLWVCIWAVTGTAPLFDAQPDNTTIAGVLLAYTTAKIAGSIQATPGGIGPVEAAYIGALVATGMTAVHAAGAVIVYRLCSWVIMALVGWVIYFIYFTPKGLVATEVPDGEHDTMKTNNNQIDSERPAP; the protein is encoded by the coding sequence CTGCGCGGACTAATCAAGAGCCCCTGGGCGCGATGGGTATTATCCCTCGCGTTTTTGGGGTTGATCTTGTATTTCCTCCGCGGGCAGCTTGAGTTCCTCAAGACGGGCATCCAACAAATTCAACACATTGATCCGCTAGGCATCGCTCTCACCTTTGTGTTGCTCATCATTTCATTCGTCGCGATGGCGAAAGTCATGCAGATTCTCCTGCGATCCGGCGGCACAGATGCCAGGCTCACTGGATCCACGGCGCTGACATTCGCATCAAATTCCTGGTCATCCACACTTCCCGGCGGACCTGCGTTCTCTGCGATCCTCACCTACAAAGTGCAGCGCGCATGGGGAGCAAGTCCCGTACTGTGCTCTTGGTTCTTCATCCTTTCCAGTGCGCTATCAACCGTGTGGCTGGTGGCGCTCGGCATGATTGCGGTGTTTTTCATGGGAGCATCGCTCAATTTGTGGTCGCTCATCGCAAGTCTCGCCGCCATGGTGGCACTTTCCGGCGCAGTGTATTGGGGATCACGGAACCCCGATACGCTCGGGCGCTGGGTTCGCACAGTGGCAGGAAAGAGAAAGGAAGGACTCGTCGACAAGCTTCTTGACCACATTGACCAGTTACGGTCCGTCACCTTGACCGGCGCGCAGTTCGCGGCAGCCGCCCTGTGGTCACTGCTTAATAGGCTTTTCGACGCCATGTCCCTGTGGGTATGTATCTGGGCCGTCACCGGAACCGCCCCGCTTTTCGACGCCCAACCCGACAACACCACCATCGCCGGAGTCCTCCTTGCCTACACCACCGCCAAAATCGCAGGCTCCATCCAAGCAACCCCTGGCGGGATCGGCCCTGTCGAAGCCGCCTACATCGGAGCTCTCGTCGCCACCGGCATGACCGCCGTCCATGCCGCCGGCGCCGTGATCGTCTACCGATTGTGCTCCTGGGTCATCATGGCGTTGGTCGGATGGGTCATCTATTTTATCTATTTCACCCCCAAAGGCCTTGTTGCCACTGAGGTCCCGGATGGTGAACACGATACGATGAAAACCAACAACAATCAGATCGATTCGGAAAGGCCCGCTCCATGA
- a CDS encoding acyl-CoA carboxylase subunit beta — protein sequence MSNTTTAEKLADLRARLEIAKDPGSERARKKRDDEGRTTPRQRIDSLLDAGSFVEIGALGRTPEEADAPYSDGVVTGYGRIEGRPVAIYAHDKTVYGGSVGQTFGRKVSEVMDMAIRIGCPVIGIQDSGGARIQDAVTSLAMYSEIARRQLPLSGRSPQISIMLGKSAGGAVYAPVTTDFVIGVEGETEMYVTGPAVIKEVTGEQITSADLGGAVQQMQNGNISYLASSEEEALATVKDLLDFLPLTCNDPAPVFRAPTDEQIAYEESLNTFMPDDTNQGYDMHDLLSKLFDDDNLLEIQAEFAPNLITTFARVDGKTVGVVANQPMDKAGCIDADAADKGARFIRICDAYNIPIIFIVDTPGYLPGVDQEKAGLIHRGAKLAFAVVEATVPKISLIVRKAYGGAYAVMGSKNLTGDLNFAWPTAQIAVMGSAAAVVMIQGKQLEAAPPEQRDYMKKLFMDFYDENMTSPYVAAERGYIDAMIEPAQTRLILRQAIRQLESKSVQDLGKKHTIMPM from the coding sequence TTGAGTAATACCACTACTGCAGAGAAGCTAGCGGACCTGCGCGCCCGCCTGGAAATTGCAAAAGACCCAGGCAGTGAGCGTGCACGGAAGAAACGCGACGACGAAGGTCGCACCACGCCTCGCCAGCGCATCGACTCGCTGCTCGATGCCGGATCCTTCGTGGAGATCGGTGCCTTGGGGCGTACCCCAGAAGAAGCCGATGCGCCTTACTCTGACGGTGTGGTCACCGGTTACGGTCGCATCGAGGGTCGCCCCGTAGCGATCTACGCTCACGACAAAACCGTTTATGGCGGTTCCGTTGGCCAAACCTTCGGCCGCAAGGTCAGCGAAGTCATGGATATGGCTATCCGCATTGGATGCCCCGTCATCGGCATTCAGGATTCCGGTGGCGCTCGTATCCAAGACGCAGTGACCTCCCTTGCGATGTACTCAGAAATCGCGCGTCGACAGCTTCCTTTGTCCGGTCGCAGCCCGCAAATCTCCATCATGCTTGGCAAGTCCGCCGGCGGTGCAGTGTATGCCCCTGTGACCACGGATTTTGTCATCGGCGTCGAGGGCGAAACCGAAATGTACGTCACCGGTCCCGCCGTGATCAAGGAAGTCACTGGCGAGCAGATCACATCCGCCGATCTCGGTGGCGCCGTCCAGCAGATGCAAAACGGCAACATCTCCTACTTGGCCTCCTCCGAAGAGGAAGCGTTGGCGACGGTCAAGGATCTCCTCGATTTCCTCCCTCTGACCTGCAATGATCCAGCACCTGTGTTCCGGGCTCCCACCGATGAGCAAATCGCTTACGAGGAATCCCTCAACACCTTCATGCCCGACGACACCAACCAGGGCTACGACATGCACGACCTGCTGTCTAAGCTTTTCGACGACGACAACCTCTTGGAAATCCAAGCCGAATTCGCCCCTAACCTGATCACCACTTTCGCCCGCGTCGATGGCAAAACTGTCGGTGTCGTGGCCAACCAGCCCATGGACAAAGCCGGATGCATCGATGCCGACGCCGCCGACAAGGGCGCCCGCTTCATCCGCATCTGCGACGCCTACAACATCCCAATCATCTTCATCGTGGACACCCCTGGCTACCTTCCAGGCGTTGACCAGGAAAAAGCTGGCCTCATCCACCGCGGCGCAAAGCTAGCCTTCGCAGTCGTCGAGGCCACCGTCCCGAAGATTTCCCTCATTGTTCGCAAAGCCTACGGCGGAGCTTATGCGGTGATGGGCTCCAAGAACCTCACTGGCGACCTGAACTTTGCGTGGCCGACCGCGCAGATCGCCGTCATGGGTTCCGCAGCCGCCGTGGTGATGATCCAGGGCAAGCAGCTCGAAGCCGCACCACCAGAGCAGCGCGATTACATGAAAAAGCTGTTCATGGATTTCTATGATGAAAATATGACCAGCCCGTATGTAGCCGCCGAACGTGGATACATCGACGCCATGATCGAACCAGCTCAGACTCGCCTTATCCTTCGCCAGGCGATTCGTCAGCTGGAATCCAAGTCCGTTCAGGATTTGGGCAAGAAACACACGATCATGCCGATGTAA
- a CDS encoding DUF3054 domain-containing protein produces the protein MNRWMSLLCDSVAIGLFALFARIAHQTPDMPLNVQGWFFTWLPFLAGVFIAYLVAIIPGKLPSERIRPAGLTVWALAVIVGLTIWGFNNGDIPHWSFMIVATTASAILVLGWRALFKVTVR, from the coding sequence ATGAACCGCTGGATGTCATTGCTGTGCGATTCCGTTGCAATCGGCCTTTTCGCGCTCTTTGCCCGCATCGCGCACCAAACCCCCGACATGCCCCTCAATGTCCAGGGCTGGTTTTTTACGTGGCTGCCATTCCTTGCGGGTGTGTTCATCGCGTACCTCGTTGCGATCATCCCTGGAAAACTTCCCAGCGAACGAATCCGTCCCGCAGGCCTCACCGTGTGGGCGTTGGCTGTGATCGTCGGTCTGACTATTTGGGGTTTCAACAACGGCGATATTCCACACTGGTCCTTCATGATCGTCGCCACCACGGCATCCGCGATCCTGGTTCTCGGCTGGCGAGCGCTCTTCAAAGTGACAGTGCGCTAG
- the pks13 gene encoding polyketide synthase Pks13 (Pks13 is a key enzyme in mycolic acid biosynthesis.), translating into MEQSQSSDQKMTAEQVRTWLRDWVVRTTGLPEEEVTDDKAMETFGLSSRDVVVLSGELENLLDITLDATIAYEYPTIRVLAQRIVDGEPERSTTKRNLNFQAVSDSPGTHDIAVVGMAAKFPGAENLDEMWKLLIEGRDGISELPIGRWSEYSDDEIMARKMEEFSTVGGYLSDIASFDAEFFGLSPLEAANMDPQQRILLELTWEALESARIAPNTLRGEAVGVFIGSSNNDYGMMIAADPAEAHPYALTGTSSAIVANRINYAFDFRGPSVNVDTACSSSLVAVHQAVRALRAGDADHAIAGGVNILASPFVTTAFAELGVISPTGKIHAFSDDADGFVRSDGAGVIVLKRVDDAIRDGDNILGVIKGSAVNSDGHSNGLTAPNPEAQVDVLERAYVDAQVDPTTVDYVEAHGTGTILGDPIEATALGAVLGEGRDASTPTLLGSAKTNFGHTESAAGIAGIIKVLLSLQHKTLPPTVNFAGPNRYIDFDAERLEVVEDPREWPEYNGYPVAGISGFGFGGTNAHVVMSAFNAADYETRAPKAAQLADPQVALPVSGHLPSRRRQAAADLADFLEGRSDDDLVKVARALAGRNHGRSRAVVLASTVEEAVKRLRQVADGKVSVGISAADSPAPAGPVFVYSGFGSQHRLMIKELCSLSPQFRERIEELDEMVKFESGWSIMDIVLDDEQTYDTETAQVAITAIQIALTDLLASFGVKPAAVMGMSMGEIAAAYAAGGLSDRDTMLIASHRSRLMGEGEKSLPEDQLGAMAVVEFAAADLDKFIEENPEYKGIEPAVYAGPGMTTVGGPRDAVLQFVEKLESENKFARLLNVKGAGHTSAVEPLLGELAGEISGIEPQPLTIPLFSSVDKGVTYPVGAVVHDADYMIRCTRQSVFFQDSTEAAFAAGHTTLVEISPNPVALMGMMNTAFTVGKPDAQLLFSLKRKVPESESLRDLMAKMYVNGAPVDFTPLYGEGDILDPPHITWKHQRFWTSARPSSGASLDLPGFRVNLPNNVVAFSTAAELAPSALAIMEAAAMAVTPGAFVEAIDERDMLPPSGEITTIVTRTLGGLSISVYKVLGSTSTLVAEGFAPNADYAGDLGNGGVSSAGFSLPDFGDDPDPRSDLPLDVEAVRWDPATETVEERMRAIVSEAMGYDVDDLPRELPLIDLGLDSLMGMRIKNRIENDFQIPPLQVQALRDASVADVVTLVEDLVAGRPSEVLVDEAAVQPVEEAAQGAETAAPSGEGVGVAPRDASERMVFGTWAGLTGKAAAGVTSTLPEIDVDTATAIAERLTERSGIEISTEQVLAATTLEPLSDLVREGLETEVEGNIRVLRARKEGSTKPAVFMFHPAGGSSVVYQPLMRRLPEDVPVYGVERLEGDLKDRAATYLDDIKKYSDGFPVVLGGWSFGGAVAFEVAHQLVGTDVEVATVALLDTVQPSVPVADTPEETRARWTRYADFAKKTYGLDFEVPFEILDTIGEDGMLTMLTEFLANTDASEHGLSAGVLEHQRASFVDNRILAKLNFADWADVDAPVMLFRAERMHDGAIELEPNYATIDPDGGWSGIVKDLDIIQLHGDHLAVVDEPEVGTVGAHLSRRIDEISRKN; encoded by the coding sequence GATGACCGCTGAACAGGTTCGCACCTGGCTCCGTGATTGGGTAGTCCGCACTACTGGTCTTCCGGAAGAAGAAGTTACGGATGACAAGGCAATGGAGACTTTCGGCCTCTCCTCCCGTGACGTGGTTGTGCTTTCAGGTGAGTTGGAAAACCTCCTCGACATCACCTTGGATGCCACCATCGCCTACGAGTACCCCACGATCCGTGTACTGGCTCAGCGCATCGTGGATGGTGAACCAGAGCGTTCCACCACCAAGCGCAACCTCAACTTCCAGGCAGTAAGTGACTCCCCAGGAACCCACGACATCGCAGTTGTTGGCATGGCCGCAAAGTTCCCAGGCGCAGAAAACCTTGATGAGATGTGGAAACTCCTCATCGAAGGTCGCGATGGCATCTCTGAGCTGCCTATTGGTCGGTGGTCTGAGTACTCCGACGATGAAATCATGGCGCGTAAGATGGAAGAGTTCAGCACCGTTGGTGGCTACCTCAGTGACATCGCAAGCTTTGACGCCGAGTTCTTTGGTCTTTCCCCACTTGAGGCCGCGAACATGGATCCTCAGCAGCGCATCCTTTTGGAGCTGACCTGGGAAGCACTCGAATCTGCACGCATCGCACCTAACACGTTGCGCGGCGAAGCAGTAGGCGTGTTTATCGGTTCATCAAACAACGATTACGGCATGATGATTGCCGCTGATCCAGCAGAGGCACACCCTTACGCCCTGACTGGTACCTCTAGCGCGATCGTGGCTAACCGCATCAACTACGCTTTCGACTTCCGCGGACCATCCGTCAACGTGGACACCGCGTGCTCCTCCTCCTTGGTGGCTGTCCACCAGGCAGTTCGTGCCCTGCGCGCAGGCGACGCTGACCACGCTATCGCAGGTGGCGTCAATATTTTGGCATCTCCATTTGTCACCACTGCTTTCGCAGAGCTCGGCGTAATCAGCCCTACCGGCAAAATCCACGCGTTTTCAGATGATGCTGACGGTTTTGTCCGTTCCGACGGAGCGGGCGTCATTGTGCTCAAGCGTGTCGACGACGCCATCCGCGACGGCGACAACATTCTTGGCGTGATCAAGGGTTCTGCCGTCAATTCCGACGGACACTCCAATGGCCTGACCGCGCCTAACCCAGAAGCGCAGGTAGACGTCCTTGAGCGTGCCTACGTTGACGCTCAGGTAGATCCCACCACCGTGGATTACGTGGAAGCACACGGCACCGGCACGATCCTCGGTGACCCAATCGAGGCAACCGCACTGGGCGCTGTCTTAGGTGAAGGCCGCGATGCCTCCACCCCAACTCTGCTGGGCTCGGCTAAGACCAACTTCGGCCACACCGAATCCGCTGCAGGCATCGCAGGCATCATCAAGGTCCTGCTGTCCCTCCAGCACAAGACTCTGCCACCAACCGTTAACTTTGCAGGCCCTAACCGCTACATCGATTTCGATGCTGAGCGCCTGGAAGTCGTCGAAGATCCCCGCGAATGGCCGGAATACAACGGTTACCCAGTAGCTGGTATCTCTGGATTCGGCTTCGGTGGAACCAACGCCCACGTGGTCATGTCTGCGTTCAATGCAGCTGACTATGAAACTCGTGCACCAAAGGCAGCGCAGCTTGCTGATCCCCAGGTGGCGTTGCCGGTATCTGGACACCTGCCATCTAGGCGTCGACAAGCAGCAGCCGACTTGGCTGACTTCCTTGAAGGTCGCAGCGACGATGACCTGGTGAAAGTTGCTCGCGCGCTCGCAGGCCGCAACCACGGCCGCTCACGTGCAGTCGTGCTGGCCTCAACCGTGGAGGAAGCCGTAAAACGCCTGCGTCAGGTAGCAGACGGCAAGGTCAGCGTCGGTATCTCCGCCGCGGATTCACCAGCTCCTGCTGGCCCTGTGTTTGTGTACTCCGGTTTCGGATCCCAGCACCGCCTCATGATCAAGGAACTGTGCTCACTGTCGCCACAGTTCCGCGAGCGCATCGAAGAGCTCGATGAGATGGTCAAGTTTGAGTCCGGCTGGTCCATTATGGACATCGTGCTCGACGACGAGCAGACCTACGACACCGAAACCGCGCAGGTCGCCATCACCGCTATCCAGATCGCACTGACTGACCTTCTGGCTAGCTTCGGTGTGAAGCCCGCTGCCGTCATGGGTATGTCCATGGGCGAAATTGCTGCAGCGTACGCCGCTGGTGGCCTGAGTGATCGCGACACCATGCTGATCGCCAGCCACCGCTCCCGCTTGATGGGCGAGGGTGAAAAGTCCCTGCCAGAAGACCAACTAGGTGCCATGGCTGTTGTGGAATTCGCAGCTGCCGACCTGGACAAGTTCATCGAAGAAAACCCTGAATACAAGGGCATCGAGCCAGCTGTCTACGCAGGCCCAGGCATGACCACCGTCGGCGGACCACGTGACGCCGTGCTGCAGTTTGTGGAGAAGCTGGAATCTGAAAACAAGTTCGCCCGTCTGCTCAACGTCAAGGGAGCTGGCCACACCTCTGCAGTCGAGCCACTGCTCGGCGAGCTCGCCGGTGAAATCAGCGGCATCGAACCACAGCCACTGACCATCCCGCTGTTTAGCTCCGTGGATAAGGGCGTGACCTACCCAGTTGGTGCCGTTGTCCACGACGCCGACTACATGATCCGCTGCACCCGTCAGTCGGTGTTTTTCCAGGACTCCACCGAAGCAGCATTCGCTGCAGGCCACACCACCTTGGTGGAGATTTCCCCCAACCCAGTAGCACTCATGGGCATGATGAATACTGCATTCACCGTGGGCAAGCCTGATGCACAGCTGCTGTTTAGCCTGAAGCGCAAGGTCCCAGAATCGGAATCCCTGCGTGACCTCATGGCCAAGATGTATGTCAACGGCGCACCCGTCGACTTCACCCCGCTGTACGGCGAAGGCGACATCCTCGACCCACCACACATCACCTGGAAGCACCAGCGTTTTTGGACTTCTGCACGTCCAAGCTCCGGCGCATCCCTCGATCTCCCAGGTTTCCGCGTCAACCTGCCAAACAACGTGGTGGCCTTCAGCACTGCCGCTGAGCTGGCACCATCAGCACTGGCCATTATGGAAGCTGCCGCAATGGCCGTTACTCCAGGTGCCTTTGTGGAAGCCATCGACGAACGCGACATGCTCCCACCAAGCGGCGAGATCACCACAATCGTTACCCGCACCCTCGGCGGTTTGAGCATCTCCGTTTACAAGGTGTTAGGCTCCACCAGCACCCTTGTTGCCGAAGGCTTTGCCCCCAACGCTGACTACGCAGGCGACCTCGGCAACGGAGGCGTCTCAAGCGCAGGGTTCTCCCTACCAGACTTCGGCGACGACCCAGATCCACGCTCTGACCTGCCACTTGATGTGGAAGCCGTCCGCTGGGATCCCGCCACCGAAACCGTTGAAGAGCGCATGCGCGCCATCGTCTCCGAAGCTATGGGCTACGACGTCGATGACCTCCCACGCGAACTCCCACTCATCGACCTCGGCCTGGACTCCCTCATGGGCATGCGCATCAAAAACCGCATCGAAAATGACTTCCAGATCCCACCACTTCAGGTTCAAGCGCTTCGCGACGCCTCCGTCGCCGACGTGGTCACCCTCGTCGAGGACCTCGTCGCAGGACGACCAAGCGAAGTGCTTGTCGACGAAGCCGCGGTGCAGCCAGTTGAGGAGGCAGCGCAGGGTGCTGAGACAGCAGCTCCTTCCGGAGAGGGCGTCGGTGTTGCCCCTCGTGATGCCTCTGAGCGCATGGTTTTTGGCACCTGGGCAGGTTTGACAGGCAAAGCAGCCGCGGGCGTGACCAGCACACTGCCAGAAATCGATGTGGACACCGCAACCGCAATTGCGGAACGCCTCACCGAACGTTCCGGCATCGAGATCTCCACCGAGCAGGTTCTTGCAGCCACCACCTTGGAACCGCTGTCTGACCTGGTCCGCGAAGGCCTAGAGACCGAAGTCGAAGGCAACATCCGTGTGTTGCGTGCCCGCAAAGAAGGCTCCACCAAACCAGCGGTCTTCATGTTCCACCCAGCTGGCGGATCATCCGTGGTGTACCAACCCCTGATGCGTCGCCTACCGGAGGATGTCCCTGTCTACGGCGTTGAACGCCTCGAAGGTGACCTTAAGGACCGTGCAGCCACCTACCTTGACGACATTAAGAAGTACTCCGATGGCTTCCCAGTTGTTCTCGGTGGATGGAGCTTCGGTGGCGCCGTCGCCTTCGAAGTTGCCCACCAGCTGGTAGGCACCGACGTTGAGGTTGCAACCGTCGCATTGTTAGATACCGTCCAGCCATCTGTCCCAGTTGCTGACACCCCAGAAGAGACTCGTGCTCGTTGGACGCGCTACGCGGACTTCGCCAAGAAGACCTACGGCCTAGACTTTGAAGTTCCATTCGAAATCCTGGACACCATCGGTGAAGACGGCATGCTCACCATGCTCACCGAGTTCCTCGCTAACACCGACGCATCCGAACACGGACTCTCAGCTGGAGTGCTTGAACACCAGCGCGCGTCTTTTGTGGACAACCGCATCCTGGCTAAGCTTAATTTTGCTGATTGGGCGGATGTCGATGCGCCAGTCATGCTGTTCCGCGCGGAACGCATGCATGATGGAGCTATTGAACTTGAGCCTAACTATGCAACGATTGATCCAGATGGTGGTTGGTCTGGCATCGTCAAGGACCTGGACATCATCCAGCTCCACGGCGACCACCTGGCAGTTGTCGATGAGCCAGAAGTCGGAACGGTCGGCGCTCACCTGAGCCGTCGCATCGACGAGATTTCTCGGAAGAATTAG